The genomic window CCGGGCAGGTTTCGCCATCGGCAAGACCTGGAATGACCTCCAGGAACTCACCGGACAACGGCGCTTTCTGCGCCGAGTAGGACACCGTCAAACGGACCTGACCGGACGAAGGCTCGTACGTGGCGCTTCGTGAAATGGTGAGGCCGGTCGGCAGGGCAGGGTCCTGCAACTGGGCCGACAACTGTTGTCCAGGCGGCGTGGGGGCCGGCTGCGTGCTGGTGGGGGATAGAAGGACGAAGCCCACCACCATAGCCACTATCAGGAAGATCGCGCCGACGCCCAGAAGCAACGCTTTGCGTGTCCGCCAGAACGGGGTCGCGTCCTTTTCCTTTGCCGGCTCCTCAGCCTGGGGACGGACTTCGCGGCGCGGCATGGGACGGGCAATAGTAGCGCTGCCTGCTTGTCCCAGGTCCGGGGCAACGACATCGACGCCGGCAGGTGGGGCAGCCGCGAACGCGGTGAGTTCGTCATCTGTGAAGGCGCCGCGGACGACGGTAGCCGGGCGCTCGACGTCGTCGAACTCTTCAGGCGCTGTCCCCCGCGGAAGAGCGGGCTTGCCCGCAAGTCCAGGCGCCAAGCGCCGAAGGTTCGAAGCCGCCTCACCCGCTGTTGGGCGTTGGTCGGGATCCTTGGACAACATCCGTTCGAGGACACCCCACAAGGCATCGTCGACGGGAATACGGGGTGGGCGCGATGAGACATGGCGGTAGGCCACGCTGAAGTCCGTGCCTGGACCTGCGAAGGGCGTGCGGCCGGCCAGGAGCTCGTAGAGCAGGACGCCCGTGGAATAGACATCTCCGGCGGGGCCGGACCGCCCTTGGCTGATGAGTTCGGGCGGCATGTACTGCGGAGTGCCGATCAGGCCGGTCGTTTGACGGATCTTCTCACCCACGACGTCGGAAATGCCGAAGTCGGAGACCCGCACGTCGCCGCTTTCAGACTCAGTCCACGGGCGGGCCAGGAGCACATTGTCCGGCTTGATATCCCGGTGTGTCACGCCGCGTGAGTGGGCAAAGGCGAGGGCATCGAAAATCTCGGCGGCCACTCTTGCGGCGTCCTCGGACGGCAAAGGTCCACTGTCTTTGACGACGTCTCGCAGCGAGCCACCCGCGATGTAGTCCATGACGATGGCCAGCCGTTCACCCTCCACCACCATGTCCCGTACGGTGACGATGCCGGAGTCCTGCAGACCAAGCAGGACGGACCGCTCGCGAACGAACCGTTCCACCAGGGAGGGGTCATCGGCATGTTCCGGCCGCAGCACTTTGGCTGCCAGGGTGCGGCCATCGGTGGACGTGACGGTCCAGACTTCACCAACAGCGCCGGAGCCCACGCGCTCGCCGAAGCGGTAGGACGCGCCCAGGGCCTGACCGGTTTGTGCCAATTGCATGTCCGTACTCTCCAAAGCTATCGATCTGATTCCCGAGGCCATCCTGTGGTCCCCTGCAAAGCTAGCTCCCGGGGCTCAAGGACTGGATGAGCGACATCTGCCCGCCGACGCCAAGGTAGCCTCGACCGGCGGTCAGCGCCACGGGTGCCTTCCGTGGAAGGGTGGCGCCCAGCAGTTCGCCGTCGTAGTTGACGTCGGGCTGGAGCACCACGCCCAAGCGCGATTTGCGGATGGACTTGGTCCAGTGGCTGTACAGCCCACGCAGGTCAGCAGCCCGTCCCGAGGCAACGATGCAGAGCCCCGGAGGCCCTGAAGCGATAATCCCCGCAATGGACTGATCGGCATCCTCGAAGCGTTCGGAGTCGTCGACCAGCAGGAACACCGTACCCCTCTCGATCCGCAGGGAAGCCAGCAACGCAGGCACTTCGTCCGCGCCTACGGCTACCCGGTCCAGATCAGCGGTGGCCAACGGGGATCGGCGGTCGCAAATGCCCCAGACCTGGGCCGGTCCCCGGGAAGTGGCTACGCCACGGACAGCCTCGGCCAAAGCAAGAAGCACGGTGGACTTCCCGGAACGGGCCGGGCCGGCAATGAGGGCATGCTCGCCCTCATAAATTTCCAGGAAGGCCGGTGAGAGGTCCGTTTCGCGGATGCCCACAGGGATGTGCCACGGTTCGGTCTCCAGTTGCGGTTTCACGCCCAGATCCGCCATGGTGACGTTGGTGGGCAGGCTCCGGATTGCCGTGGTCTTGGCGGGCGAACCTGCCCAGTTTTGCCGGACACGGTCCACCGCGGCCTCCATCCCGATTGCGGGAGTAGCAACGTGCATCTGCAGGGAGGTCCGCGGATCCACGCAGCGTCCCGGGAGGGCAGCCGGGACGTGTTTCGCCCGCACCCCGAGCGACGAGTAGTCATAGGTATCGGCAAGCCGGAAGAGCCACTTCTGCAGTGTCACTTCGTTCATCACAGAAGGAACTGCTTTGGCCCGGGTGGTGGTCACGGCGAAGGAGAGCCCCAGCGCTGGTCCGTCGGCATAGGCCCGGTACAACAGGCCCAGGAGTTGCTGTCCTTCGAAGTCCTGGAATTCATCGCGCAGGGAGGCCAGGCCGTCAAGCAGGACCACAGTGCGCCGATGCGTACCCGGTGCTGCCCTGCGACTTTCCAACTCTGTGTTCAGGTGCCGCAGGAACCGTGCCTGTTGCTCCTTCGCGCCGGCACCGGTCCCCACATAGGCCATTGTGTGCGGCAGGCGTTTAAGCATCTCAAGATCACCGGAACCCATGTCCAGGACCATGAGGTCCAAATCGGCCGGATCTGCGTCCTTCGCAAGGGTCAACGCGATGGTCGCCAAGGTGGTGCTCGTACCTGAGCCCGCCACGCCCATGAGCATCAGGTTGCCCACGGACAAGTCCCAGCCGGCGGGCGACTGGCGCTGCAGCTCAGGTTCGTCCAGCAAGGTCACCAGAACGGTGGACCCCTGCACGCTGCCGACTGTTGGATGGCTGGCTGTCACGGCGCCCTCCGGAGACTCATCCGTCAGGAATCCCTCCAGTTCCACCCGCTCGCCCAACGCTTCCGGCCAGACCTGCCTCGGAGGGGCGTATCCGGCTTCAACATTGGCATCAACCACGGCGTCGATGAGCAGGTCGAGGTCGTTCTCGTCCATAGCAGCGGACCGGGCTACCGCAGGCGCGGGGGCCGGGACACCGAATTGCCGGATGTCGCGGACATCGACGGCGGGACCGCCGTCGAGCTGTGCCTGTCCGGTGACCAGCGCGGTCTGGACGGGCGTGATGTCGTCCTGGCCGAGTTTCACGAAGGCACGGCCCATTTGGGCCCTGCCGATGGCCGAGGCAGCGGGAACGCCAATCACATTGTTGGAGTCATCGCGGCTCTGGACGCGCAACGCTACCCGAAGGTTGGTATTGGCGAGGATGTCATCACTGACCACACCGGCCGGGCGCTGCGTAGCCAGGATCATGTGCACCCCCAAGGTGCGTCCGACGGCGCCGATGCTGACCAAGGCGGTCAGGACGTCCGGGAAATCCTTGGCCAGCATGGCGAACTCATCCACCACCAGCAGCAGGCGTGGCATCGGCTCGGCCGGGTTGGTGGCCAGGTAGGCGTTGAGGTTGTCGATGCCCTCGCCTGCCTCCGCGAAAACCCGTTGGCGGCGCTCCATC from Arthrobacter sp. StoSoilB20 includes these protein-coding regions:
- a CDS encoding serine/threonine-protein kinase; translation: MQLAQTGQALGASYRFGERVGSGAVGEVWTVTSTDGRTLAAKVLRPEHADDPSLVERFVRERSVLLGLQDSGIVTVRDMVVEGERLAIVMDYIAGGSLRDVVKDSGPLPSEDAARVAAEIFDALAFAHSRGVTHRDIKPDNVLLARPWTESESGDVRVSDFGISDVVGEKIRQTTGLIGTPQYMPPELISQGRSGPAGDVYSTGVLLYELLAGRTPFAGPGTDFSVAYRHVSSRPPRIPVDDALWGVLERMLSKDPDQRPTAGEAASNLRRLAPGLAGKPALPRGTAPEEFDDVERPATVVRGAFTDDELTAFAAAPPAGVDVVAPDLGQAGSATIARPMPRREVRPQAEEPAKEKDATPFWRTRKALLLGVGAIFLIVAMVVGFVLLSPTSTQPAPTPPGQQLSAQLQDPALPTGLTISRSATYEPSSGQVRLTVSYSAQKAPLSGEFLEVIPGLADGETCPAVTWDGGTVSRNQASITGLDVECGWKVSGVEIPAGGSVQLTAKVPVQPADQKAMDAWIRRGSAATTAVTQNPAVKGTAYPVQRLKGVEVRTPARVVTPSPLKITLVPVWAGGADELNPLYVSPASGKASQMLAAVTGGEQGVRFADGCGGALAVDSSGLTVTALQITPQCTVRASVGNFTELKSAPFGITSRENSGE